CGGCAAAATCCCCGACGTGAAGGCGTCGGTGCAGGCGACCAAGGCGTCGGTGGAAAACCTGAACCTGCTCAGCCAGGGCCGGGGCGAGATCGGCTTCACCTTGGGCGATTCGCTGTCGCAGGCCTGGGACGGCAACGAGGAAGTGGGGTTCAAGGCCAAGCAGGACAAGTTGCGGTCCATCGCCGGCATCTATCCCAATTACATCCAGATCGTCGCCGCCGCCGATTCCGGCATCAAGACCTTGGCCGATCTCAAGGGCAAGAAGATCTCGGTAGGGGCACCGAAATCGGGGACCGAGCTGAACGCGAGGGCCATCTTCGCCGCCGCCGGCATGACCTATAAGGATTTCGCCCGGGTCGAATACCTGCCCTTCGGCGAATCGGTCGATCTGATGAAAAACCGCCAGATCGACGCCACCTTGCAATCCGCCGGCCTGGGCGTCGCCTCCATCCGCGACCTGTCCAATTCGGTGCCCATCGTCATCGTCCCCATCCCGATGGAAACCATCGCCAAGGTCGGCGACCCCGCCTACATCACCGCCACCATCCCCGCCGGCACCTATGGCGGCCAGACCGCCGATGTGCCCACCGCCGCCGTGCAGAACTTCCTGGTCACCCATGCCGGCGTGTCCGACCAACTGGCCTATGACATGACCAAGGGCCTGTTCGAGAACCTGGATCAGCTTCAGGCCGCCCACGCCGCCGCCAAGGCCATTACCCTAAGCGAAGCGGCGGTGAAAAGCCCGGTGCCGCTGCATCCGGGCGCCGCCAAGTATTACCGCGAAAAAGGCTTGCTGAAGTAGGCCTGGACGGCGTCGGACCGGTGGTCCGGCGCCGCTCTTTTCTTGACTTTTCGCGGGGTTCTTCATGACCGGCACCGCCATCACCGACGACCAGGGCGCCCATGGTTTCTTGCAGGGTAACGCCGCCCGCGCCGTGTTCATCGTCGGCATCGTCTTCTCGCTGTTCCAGATTTGGACGGCGACCTTCACCCCCTTGTCGACCCAGGTGGTGCGCTCGGTCCATGTGGGCTTTTTGCTGCTGACCAGCTTTTTGCTGTTCGGCCTGCGCAAGTCCCACGCCCGCGACCATATCCCGTGGTACGACTGGGTACTGGCGGCGACGAGCTTTGCCCTGGGGCTGTACCACTGGGTGTTCGAGGAAGATCTGATCGTGCGTTCGGGCGACCCCACCACCGCCGATCTGGTGGTCGGCGTGGTGGTCATCGCCCTGGTGTTCGAGGCGGCGCGGCGGATCATGGGCCTAGCCCTGCCGATCATGTGCGGGGTATTCATCCCCTATGCCCTGTTGGGGCCGTTGCTGCCGGGGCCGCTGGCCCATCGCGGCTTCGGCTTCGACCAGTTGATCGACCAGTTATTCCTGGGGCCGGAAGGTATTTACGGCACCCCCACCTTCGTTTCCGCCACCTATATTTTCCTGTTCATCCTGTTCGGCTCGTTCCTGGAACATGCCGGCATGATCCGGCTGTTCAACGACGTGTCGCTGGGGCTGGTGGGCTGGGCCAAGGGCGGACCGGCCAAGGTCAGCGTCATCTCGTCCGGCTTCATGGGCACCATCAACGGCTCGGGCGTCGCCAACGTGCTGACCACCGGCCAGTTCACCATTCCGCTGATGACCAAGTTCGGCTATCGCCCGGCCTTCGCCGGCGCGGTCGAGGCCACCGCCTCCATGGGCGGGCAGATCATGCCGCCGGTGATGGGCGCCGTCGCCTTCATCATGGCCGAGACCATCGGCGTGCCTTATGCCGAGATCGCCCTGGCCGCCATCATCCCCGCCGTTCTTTATTACGCCAGTGCCTTCTGGATGGTGCACCTGGAAGCGGGCAAACAGGGATTGCTGGGCCTGTCCAAGGCCGAATGCCCCAGCGCCTTGAAGGCGGTGCGCGAGGGCTGGTATCTGTTCCTGCCGTTGATCGCCCTGGTGACCTTGCTGTTTTCCGGCTACACGCCATTATTCGCCGGTGTCATCGGCCTGGGCTGCACGGCCTTGCTGATCATCGGCCATGCGCTTGCCGGCTCGATCCCCACCGGGCTCTTGCGCTGGGTGTTCTGGCTGGGCCTGGCCTTGAGCGCCGCCGCCTTGAACAAGGCCGGCTTCAGGGCCGAGATTCTGATTTCCATCCTGGTGCTGGGGTTGGCCCTGCCCTGCCTGTTCTTCGTCAAGGGCCGCGCCGTGCTGGGGACCATCATGGGCTCGCTGGCCGACGGCGCCCGCAATGCCGTCGGCGTCGGCGTTGCCTGTGCCCTGGTCGGCGTGCTGATCGGCGTCACCACCCTGACCGGCATCGCGTCGAGCTTCGCCGGCGCCATCGTCGCCCTGGCCGACGGCAATCTGTTCCTGGCCCTGGTGCTGACCATGATCGCCTGCATCATCCTGGGCACCGGCCTGCCGACCATTCCCAATTACATCATCACCGCCTCCATCGCCGCGCCCGCTTTGCTGCAAATGGGGGTGCCGCTGATCGTCTCGCACATGTTCGTGTTCTATTTCGGCATCATGGCCGATCTGACCCCGCCGGTGGCCCTGGCGGCCTTGGCCGCCAGTTCCATCGCCCGGGCCGGTCACATGGAAATCGGCTGGCTGGCCACCCGCATCGCCGCCGCCGGCTATGTGGTGCCGTTCATGGCCGTCTATGAACCGGCGCTGATGCTGCAAGGCGATCCCTCGGTTTTGCTGGTGGCTTATATGGTGTTCAAGGCCTTGGTCGGTATCGCCCTGTGGGGCGGGGCGGCCATCGGCCATTTCTTCACCGACCTGAACTGGCCTGAGCGCCTGTGGGCAACGCTGGGTGCTGGCCTGCTGGTGGCCGCCCTGCCCATCACCGACGAATTGGGCTTCGCCGTCTCCGCTGCTTTCGTGGTGTGGCAATGGCGCAAAAGCCGCAAGGCGGTGGTGACGGCGTGATCGGATTGTGCCTGATGCTGGCTGCGGGGGTGAACATTGTGCGGTTGGACCTGCCCGACGGGCGCTTCGGTCTGCGCTGGGTCCATTCCATCGAAAAGGTGGAATGGCAGGAAGACTGGCGGGCCGATGGCACCGGCCTGAGCCTGACCCTGGCCCGCATCAAGGGCAGCGGCGCCGGCATGGAGCCGCCCGAGGGCGCCCGTTTGCGCGACGGCTGGTATGAATGGCGGCCCGGCGTGCCCCCCCTGCCCCGGCTGATCCTGGGCCGATCGGACGCGGTGGCCGATCATGTCCTGTGCATCGGGGGCGACTGTCGGCCCTTATGGGCGTACATTGCCGGCACCAACCCGGTCACCTTGGAACCCTGCCATGCGCCTTAGTACCGTTGCCGTCGCCCTGTTGCTTGCCCTGCCGGTTCAAGCGGCGGAACCACCCGCCCCCACCGCACCGTTGGAACGCGACCATCCGCTGGTCGGCAGGATATGGCAGCCAGCCAGCAAGGCCTTCATCACCGCCGACGCACTGGCGGCACAGGCGGCAGCGGCGGACATGGTGCTGCTGGGGGAAACCCACGACAATGCCGACCACCACGCCTTACAGGCCTGGATGGTGGGGCGGTTGATGGTGCCATCCTCGCCCAAACCGCTGCTCGCCTTCGAGATGCTCGACCGCAGCCAAGGCCCTGCGCTAGAGGCCCATCTGGCAGCCCACCCCAAGGATGCCGACGGCCTGGGGGCGGCGGTGGGCTGGGACAAATCGGGCTGGCCCGACTGGGCACTTTATCGCCCCATCGCAAAGGCGGCACTGGAAGAAGGTGCCGCCGTGGCAACGGCCAATCTATCCAAGGACGACAGCCGTGCCATCGCCAAGGGCGACATCCCCACCCCCTGGCGCGACAAGCTGGGCCTGGAAACACCGCAAGATCCCGGCCAGCGCCAAGCCATGGAGGCCGACATCCAGGCCGGCCATTGCAACATGCTGCCCGAGCGGGCGCTGCCGGCCATGGTCCGGGTCCAACGCGCCCGTGATGCCGCCATGGCCTGGACCATGGCCCAGGCGCCACGCGCCGTGCTGATCGCCGGAGCCGGGCACGTGCGGAACGATCGGGCGGTGCCAGTGCATCTGGCGAGCATGGCCAAAGGGAAGCACGTGCTGGCGCTGGCCTTCCTGGAGGTCCAGCCCGGCAAAACCGAACCGGCGCAACACGCGGAAGTCTATGACACCGACCATCTGCCGTTCGATGCGGTGTGGTTCACGCCCAAGGCCGAACGCACCGACCAGTGCGAAGCGTTCAAGCGGCATCTGGACAAGAAAAAGGACTGATTAAAGCCCCTTTTCGAAATCCACCGGCGAGCGCAGATAAGCGTTGAAGACGTCGGGCAGGCGCCGCTTCAGGTCTTCCAGCGGATCGGCCAGATCCAGCGGCGTACGCGCCACCTTCTCGCAGAACATCTTGATCAGCTTCTTGTTGCCGGGCGGGCCGAAGATTTCAGAGAAGATCTGTTCGCCCAGACGCTCCTGCGCCACCCCCAGGAAAATGGGAATCTGGTGGAACTGCAAATAGGTGACGATCTGGGTGATGGTATCGCCGGAAATCAGATGCAGCCACTCGGCCATCTGCTCCAGATCCTTGGCGTTCTGGATTTCCATGGCTTCCAGGCGGTCGCAATCGACGCACATTTCCCAGAAATTCTCGCCCATCTTCTCGTAGACGGCACCATGCAGGAATTCGTAGCGATCCTTGCCCAGGAAGGCCACGCCCTTGGCCGCCAGCGGTTGGGTATCCAGCATTTCGCGCATCATGGAATCCGACATGATCTTGCGCGCCTGGTCCATGGAATGGCGACCGATATCGGCCAAGGCGGCGATGCCATCAGGAGTCCGCAACGAGGTGACGCCACGGCCCAATTCGTTGATCAGCTTGACCGGCAATTCAGCGAAATAGGGGATCAGCGGTACCTGCCAGTCGAAATCCAGATGGTCCTTGATGGCCACATAGAATCTGTCGCCCTGGGTCGGGCTGGGCTTGGGAACCTCGGAATCGCTCCACTTGCCGCCAACCAGTTCCTTCAGCTTGTCCAGCAGGCCTTTTTGGACGGGATTGACGGGCACCTTGTGCACCGCACTGGTGTTCGAACCCCAGCGCTTGTCGGAATAGGCCTTGGTGCCTGAACGCACCACCATGCCGACGATCTGATCAAGCGAACGACCGCAGCGCAACGGCACGTCATCGGTGCTGACCGGGTTGCCGGCGATGTCGACCAGGAATTCCTGAAACTTTTCCCGCCGGGTGCGCACCAATTGCAGGCAGGCGCTCAACAGGTCGGGGGTGCTCATGATCGTGCCATAGGGGTCGTCATAGGCGGCGAAGGCCGGCACCATCTCCAGCAAACGGGCCATGACCGGCCCCTTGATGGTACGGATGATGTCCTTGCGCTGCTCAGCATCCTTGTCCACCGGCTTGCTCGCCGCTGGCTTGCCCTTGTCCGCCATGCCCGTCCCAGTTCCCCTGCATTCCTTCCGGAATGATTATTCGCTTAAAGTGGTCGCTGGCAATTGGTTCATCTTGGCCAGCAGATATTCCAGATCGTCGTTTTCAAAATCGACACCCAAATCGCCGTATTGGGTCAGGATACGTTCGATCATGCGGCGTGAAAAGCGTTCCCGATCATTGGGACCACCGTCATATTCCATTTCATAGGATACGTCGATGGCGGCACGCATGGCGGCATAAAACGCCTTGGGTAGGCCGGCTTTGTCGAACAGGGCCTCGAAGCCGCGCTTACCGGCATCGTGGATCAGGGTGCGGGCGTTTTCCAGCTTGATGCGGGCCAGCTTGGCCATGGCCGCTTCAAAGAAGGTCATGTCGCCCATGCACACCGCGCGCAGAATGATGGAGGGCGTCAGGCGGGCATTGCGATACAGGTGATCGACCAGCTTGAGCACGTCGGTATCGGCATCGGCCAATCCCAGCACTGCCAGTTCACGCGCCTGCAACATCAGATTGGTGGCGGTTTCCGGCGACATGTCGGGCCGGGCCATCAATGCCTGACGCAGGTTTTCCGACACCCGGGTCATCAGCCGCTCGGCCACCGTCACCGGCAGGGTACGGCGCGACACCAAGGGACCACCCACCGCGTCGGATTGGGCGAATTCGTCGACCACGCGCTGCAACGTCGCCTCGGCGATTTCCGCACCGTCATTGCCGACCAAGGTGGCGACGACGCTTTCGTTGTGGGTGTCGACCAGGGCATCGGCCAATCCCGCCGACACATGGGCGCGCTTGGCCACCGCCACCTGCTTTTCGGCCCCTTGGCTTTTGACGATTTCGATCAAATCTTCGTCGGTCAGCACCTCGGAAAACTGCAGCATGGGCAGCGACACAGATTCCACGTCGCGGGCCAGACTGGCGGCGATGTCGTGGGGAACGGTGGGATTTTCCTTGAGCTGACGGGCCAGCGCCTCCCGCACGCGCACCTCGGCGTCCTTGGCCATCAGGCGGAAGATGTCCTCCGCCAGCTTGCGCTGGGTCTGGCTCAACCCCTGGTGCTGCCCGGCGATCTTGTCGGCGATCTCGGCACGGATGTCGGCCGAAGGATTGGCCAGCAGCCGGGCGACGTCTTCCTCTCTTAGCTTTTCTTCCACTGCCGTCTTCTTCCGCTTTCTTGGCCTGCGCCGATACCCTTGCTTATAATATACATTGGTTACCGACCACTGAACAGCTATGCGCAGACCTGATCCAACCAAGCGCCGAACATGGCCGGCCCGATCCTTTGCATGGCCGCCCCTTCCGTCTGGGCGGCGGCGCGCAAACCGGTGACGGACACGCCATCGGTGGCCGCGATTTCCCCCACATGCCCCACATACCAACGTTCCAGCCCCATGGTCGAGGCCTCCACATGGAACTGCAAGGCCAGCCCGCATTGACCGACGGCAAAGGCCTGGTTGAGCGTCTGCGGCGTCGAGGCCAGACGCACCGCCCCATGGGGCAGATCGAAGGTGTCACCATGCCAGTGCAGCACCGGCGCCGTGCCCAACTGGGAGAAGGGCGAGGTGGCGGCCTCGGGCGTCAGCGACAGGGAAGACCAGCCGATTTCCTTGCCGTTGG
This is a stretch of genomic DNA from Magnetospirillum gryphiswaldense MSR-1 v2. It encodes these proteins:
- a CDS encoding TAXI family TRAP transporter solute-binding subunit, which translates into the protein MRRIIPAALVAVSLSISLPARAEQFVNVLTGGTSGVYYPLGVALSNIYGKIPDVKASVQATKASVENLNLLSQGRGEIGFTLGDSLSQAWDGNEEVGFKAKQDKLRSIAGIYPNYIQIVAAADSGIKTLADLKGKKISVGAPKSGTELNARAIFAAAGMTYKDFARVEYLPFGESVDLMKNRQIDATLQSAGLGVASIRDLSNSVPIVIVPIPMETIAKVGDPAYITATIPAGTYGGQTADVPTAAVQNFLVTHAGVSDQLAYDMTKGLFENLDQLQAAHAAAKAITLSEAAVKSPVPLHPGAAKYYREKGLLK
- a CDS encoding TRAP transporter permease gives rise to the protein MTGTAITDDQGAHGFLQGNAARAVFIVGIVFSLFQIWTATFTPLSTQVVRSVHVGFLLLTSFLLFGLRKSHARDHIPWYDWVLAATSFALGLYHWVFEEDLIVRSGDPTTADLVVGVVVIALVFEAARRIMGLALPIMCGVFIPYALLGPLLPGPLAHRGFGFDQLIDQLFLGPEGIYGTPTFVSATYIFLFILFGSFLEHAGMIRLFNDVSLGLVGWAKGGPAKVSVISSGFMGTINGSGVANVLTTGQFTIPLMTKFGYRPAFAGAVEATASMGGQIMPPVMGAVAFIMAETIGVPYAEIALAAIIPAVLYYASAFWMVHLEAGKQGLLGLSKAECPSALKAVREGWYLFLPLIALVTLLFSGYTPLFAGVIGLGCTALLIIGHALAGSIPTGLLRWVFWLGLALSAAALNKAGFRAEILISILVLGLALPCLFFVKGRAVLGTIMGSLADGARNAVGVGVACALVGVLIGVTTLTGIASSFAGAIVALADGNLFLALVLTMIACIILGTGLPTIPNYIITASIAAPALLQMGVPLIVSHMFVFYFGIMADLTPPVALAALAASSIARAGHMEIGWLATRIAAAGYVVPFMAVYEPALMLQGDPSVLLVAYMVFKALVGIALWGGAAIGHFFTDLNWPERLWATLGAGLLVAALPITDELGFAVSAAFVVWQWRKSRKAVVTA
- a CDS encoding DUF1850 domain-containing protein gives rise to the protein MAQKPQGGGDGVIGLCLMLAAGVNIVRLDLPDGRFGLRWVHSIEKVEWQEDWRADGTGLSLTLARIKGSGAGMEPPEGARLRDGWYEWRPGVPPLPRLILGRSDAVADHVLCIGGDCRPLWAYIAGTNPVTLEPCHAP
- a CDS encoding ChaN family lipoprotein, which produces MRLSTVAVALLLALPVQAAEPPAPTAPLERDHPLVGRIWQPASKAFITADALAAQAAAADMVLLGETHDNADHHALQAWMVGRLMVPSSPKPLLAFEMLDRSQGPALEAHLAAHPKDADGLGAAVGWDKSGWPDWALYRPIAKAALEEGAAVATANLSKDDSRAIAKGDIPTPWRDKLGLETPQDPGQRQAMEADIQAGHCNMLPERALPAMVRVQRARDAAMAWTMAQAPRAVLIAGAGHVRNDRAVPVHLASMAKGKHVLALAFLEVQPGKTEPAQHAEVYDTDHLPFDAVWFTPKAERTDQCEAFKRHLDKKKD
- a CDS encoding DUF2336 domain-containing protein; protein product: MEEKLREEDVARLLANPSADIRAEIADKIAGQHQGLSQTQRKLAEDIFRLMAKDAEVRVREALARQLKENPTVPHDIAASLARDVESVSLPMLQFSEVLTDEDLIEIVKSQGAEKQVAVAKRAHVSAGLADALVDTHNESVVATLVGNDGAEIAEATLQRVVDEFAQSDAVGGPLVSRRTLPVTVAERLMTRVSENLRQALMARPDMSPETATNLMLQARELAVLGLADADTDVLKLVDHLYRNARLTPSIILRAVCMGDMTFFEAAMAKLARIKLENARTLIHDAGKRGFEALFDKAGLPKAFYAAMRAAIDVSYEMEYDGGPNDRERFSRRMIERILTQYGDLGVDFENDDLEYLLAKMNQLPATTLSE
- a CDS encoding glutamine amidotransferase, whose amino-acid sequence is MKTCIAIRHVAFEDLDLLEPVLRQRGFQIQVIDAPLGGLDDVDPLAGDLLVVLGGPIGVYDHGAFPFLTAEIEMVRRRLDADRPTLGLCLGAQIMAAALGARVFPNPNGKEIGWSSLSLTPEAATSPFSQLGTAPVLHWHGDTFDLPHGAVRLASTPQTLNQAFAVGQCGLALQFHVEASTMGLERWYVGHVGEIAATDGVSVTGLRAAAQTEGAAMQRIGPAMFGAWLDQVCA